The Rhizobium rosettiformans genomic sequence CGCAAGCCGGCGGCATAGAAAACCTCCAGCGTTTCGAGATCGGCATCGAGCGCCTCGCAGCCTTCCATGTGCAGGACAGCGGCAAAGACGCCGTCCGCCATGGCCTGGCGGATCTCGGCCGTTGTCCGGCAAAGCCGCCAGCTGCCGTCCTGGTCGAGCCGATGGGCGATCGCCGCCATCTGCAGGGCGATGTCGAGCGAGGGGATCCTCTCCAGCGGCGGATCGAGTGGCGTGGAATAGTGACCGTTCACATCCGGTTCGCGCAGATTGAAGTCATGCGGCGACGGAATGTAGATGGCGCAGAGACCGCCGGCGAGCCCGCCTTTCCGCGCGCGCGGCGCATCGATATGCCCGGCGCTCGTTCCGTTACGAAATTCTGCGACCGGATTTCGGCCCTCGCTGCGGCTGCGCCAGAGGCGCAGAAGAACATCGTTGTGGCCGTCGAAAACTAGGTTCATGAAAAAGGATCCAGAAGTAGCGTCCAGGCAAAAAGCCCGGACGGGGTATGAGGCGAAACACCGCGACTGTTTCGGAATCGTTGGACCAAATCATGTCGCGCTTCAAGCTGCGCGACGATTTATCCCGCAGTCACGGAAACAAGCGGTGGCACTCGCGCGAGCCAGTCGGTCGCCGCCTCGTAGGCTGCGGCAACCGACAGCACCGCTCGATCCGTCCTCGGTCGCCCGATCAGCTGGAAGCCATTCGGCAGGCCCGTCGCCGAAAAGCCTGCGGGCAGTGCAGCGACCGGCAGGCCGGCCATGCTGGGACCAATCACGACTTCCATCCAGCGATGATAGGTGTCCATATGCTTGCCCGCGATCTCGCGCGGCCACGGAATGTCCGCATCGAAGGGGAAGACCTGCGCGGCCGGCGCCACGAGATAATCGCAAGTCTCGAAAACCTTCATCATCGCCTGATACCAGGCCGTGCGAACAGCCGAGGCCTCGTAGACATCCGCCGCCTGGATGCGCAACCCGGAGCGGACCTCGTAGAGGATCTCGGCCTTCAGCGCGCCACGTCGGCCGGGATCTTCATAGAAGTCGCGCATGCTGCCGGCAGTGAAATAGCTGCGGAGCGTCGTCCAGGCCCACCAGAGTCTGTTCAGGTCGAAATCGACCTTCACCGGTTCGACGGCAAAACCCAGTCCTTCGAAGACGCCGAGTGCCTTCTCGTTCAAGTCGAGCACGCCGGCTTCGAAGGATAGATGTCCACCGAAGTTCCCGAGCCAGCCGATGCGACCGCCCTTTCCAGGGATCGCCGGGTCGAGGGAGATTGGCCCGCTTTCGAAAGAGGAGGGATCGCGCGGATCGAAACCGGACTGGATGTTGAGGAGCGCTACGACATCCTTCACGGAGCGACCCATCGGCCCGAGCGTTGACAACTGATTGAGATAGGCGTCCCGCCCCGGAAGCGTGGGCACACGGCCGAAGCTCGGACGGAATCCGACGACATTGTTGAAGGCGGCCGGATTGCGCAAAGAGCCCATCATGTCGCTGCCATCTGCGACCGGCACGAGACGCGCCGCAAGCGCTGCCCCTGCCCCGCCGCTTGAGCCCCCGGCAGAGCGGGTGAGGTCCCACGGATTGCGGGTCACGCCAAAGACTGGATTGTAGCTATGCGAGCCGAAACCCCACTCCGGCGTATTGGTCTTGCCGATGATGATGGCACCGGCGGCCCTGATGCGCTGGACCTGGATGTCGTCGAAGTCCGGAACATAGTCGTGGAAGAGCGGCGAACCATAGGTACAGAGAATGCCCTTTGCTTCGCTCAGGTCCTTGATCGCAATCGGTACGCCGTGCAGCGGGCCAAGGGTTTTGCCTTGCTTGCGCTCGGCATCCCTGGACCGGGCCTCAGCAAGCAGTGCCTCGCGCGAACGAAGACTGACAAGCGCATTGATCTGAGGGTTTAGCCACTCGATCCGATCGAGATAGGCTTCCATGACGTCCTCGGCCGAGACGCCTCCCGCATTGAGGGATTTTAGCAAGTCGGCAAGGGACAGGGAGGTCAGGTCGGACACGCGGGGCTCCGTTCGAATGGGCGCTCTGGTCGGGCAGACAGAGACGATGGGCTTCCCGACAGGACACTGTCAAGCGTTGGGCCGAGCGCCTCACGCAGGCCAGCCATGCGCATCCGGAAAACTTTCCACCCACCCAAAATAAAAATGGTCAAACGACCAAATTAGAGGCAACATGCCACAAAAGAGGATGCTGCGGGTCTCGTCGAACCGCACTTCCAAAACACGGGAACATCGACGAAATCAGGCGAAATCCGGCTCAGATCCCGAAAAAGGGGCAGACCGGCGAGCGCCACGGAGGGAGAGATCGGCATGCTTGAAAGCTGGCACGTGACTTGCGTGATACCACCTGCGCCACTCCGCAATCGGCAGTCTCTGCCGCATCCGGGGTCGAACGAAGCACTTCGCGCATAACCCGAACGCCAGGGGGCACGGCTTGAGTTCCGCATCAGACAAGGCAGCCATCGAAATCCGCGGCGTCAGCCGCATCTACGGATCAGGACAGGACAAGGTCAAAGCCCTCGACGGGATCTTTCTCAAGATCAGGGAAAACGAGTTCTTCACGCTGCTGGGTCCATCCGGCTGCGGCAAGACCACCCTGCTCCGCCTGATCGCCGGCTTCGATTTCCCGACAACGGGCGAAATCCTCCTGCACGGCGAGGACATCGCCCCGCTTCCGCCCTTCAAGCGTCCGGTCAATACCGTCTTCCAGTCCTACGCGCTCTTCCCGCACATGAGCGTCGCCGATAACATCGGCTTCGGCCTGAAGATGCTCGGCAAGCCGAAGGTCGAGGTCGAGGCCCGCGTCGCAGAGATGCTGGAGCTCGTCCACATGACTCAGATGCGTGACCGGCAGGTGAGCCAGATCTCCGGCGGCCAGCAACAGCGTGTGGCGCTCGCCCGGGCACTCGCCCCCAAGCCGAAAGTCCTGCTGCTCGACGAGCCCCTGTCGGCGCTCGACTACAAGCTGCGCAAGGAGATGCAGATCGAGCTGAAGCGGGTTCAGGCCGAGACGGGCATCACATTCATCTTCGTCACCCACGACCAGGAAGAAGCGCTCACCATGTCGGACCGCATCGCGGTCATGTCGACAGGAAGCCTGCGCCAGGTCGGCTCACCTTGGGACATCTACGACCGTCCGGCGGAACGCTTCGTCGCCGACTTCATCGGCGAAACCAACTTCCTTGAGGTTGAAGTCGCCTCCGTTCGGGGCGACCGGGCAAGTGTCCGGCTGCGCTCCGGCCGTGAGATCCCCGCGACCTTCCCGGACAACACAACACCAACAGGCAAGGTGACCATCGTCATCCGCCCCGAACATGCCGCCGTCGTCGACCCGACAGATGAGGCGACCTTGCAGGGTTCGATCGAAAGCGTCGTCTATCTGGGAACGGACACCAATATCAATGTCCGCCTCGAAGGTGGCGCGCTCTTCACGGTTCGCCAGCAAAACAGCCGCAGCGGCAGTTGCGGTCTGGTCGAGGGCCAACATGTCGGCATCATGGTCAGCCATGATGTCGCGCAGATCCTGAGGGATTGATCATGAGCGCGATCAAGACGGCCCCTGAAAATGCCAAATCGCGCGACATCCGAAACCGCTGGTTCTTGAGCCTCCCGGCGCTTGTCATCATTTTCGTCGCAGCCCTCGGGCCCCTGCTCGTGATGGTGCTCTATTCCTTCTTGGAGAAGGGAGACTATGGCGACGTGAAGTTTGGCACCTTTTCGCTGGAAGGCTGGACCTCGGTCTTCATGCAGCGCGATATCTTTGACGACACGCTCGGCATCGCCGACGCGCACCTCGCGATCTTCTGGCGCTCCATCAAGCTCTCGCTCTACACGACCCTCTTCACCCTGATCCTCGGCTTCCCCACCGCCTATTTCATCGCGACCCGCCCGGCCCGCACCCGGGAGATCTGGGTCTTCCTGATCACCATTCCCTTCTGGACCAACCTTCTCATCCGCACCTTCGCCATGCAGCAGGTCATCCGTAATGAAGGCATCCTCAACAATGTTCTGATCTGGCTCGGCATCATCGATACGCCGCTACAGATCATCTATACCGACACGGCCACCCTGCTCGGCATGACCTATGTCTACCTGCCGCTGATGGTTTTGCCGCTTTATGCCTCGATCGAGAAGCTCGATTTCCGGCTGGTCGAGGCCGGATACGACCTCTACGCCAACCGCCTGCAAGTGCTGTGGCGGATCGTCATTCCGCTGGTGAAACCCGGCCTGATCGCCGGCTCGATCCTCGTCTTCATTCCCTCGCTCGGCGCCTATGTCATTCCGCGCGTGCTGGGCGGCGGCAAGAACCTGATGCTCGGCAATCTCATCGAGCTGCAATTCGGCGCCGGTCGCAACTGGCCGCTGGGCGCTGCAATGTCCATCACGCTGATGGCCCTCGTGATGATCGCCCTGCTCTTCTATGTCCGCAACGCGGCGAAATCGGGGGTGCGTCATGGCTGAACGTCGCTTCGACATCCGCTCGCAGCCCGGCTTCGGCTTTATTGCGCTCTTCACCTTCTTTGCGCTCTATCTGCCTATCGTGACGCTGGTAGCCTATTCCTTCAATGCCAGCGACTCGCTCTCATCATGGGGCGGCTTCTCGCTGCGCTGGTTCGCCTCCGCTCTGGAGAACAGCACAGTGCAGGCCGCAGCCATGCGCTCGGTGATCATCGCGCTCTGGGCCGCGGGCCTTGCGACGATTGCCG encodes the following:
- a CDS encoding ABC transporter permease, which gives rise to MSAIKTAPENAKSRDIRNRWFLSLPALVIIFVAALGPLLVMVLYSFLEKGDYGDVKFGTFSLEGWTSVFMQRDIFDDTLGIADAHLAIFWRSIKLSLYTTLFTLILGFPTAYFIATRPARTREIWVFLITIPFWTNLLIRTFAMQQVIRNEGILNNVLIWLGIIDTPLQIIYTDTATLLGMTYVYLPLMVLPLYASIEKLDFRLVEAGYDLYANRLQVLWRIVIPLVKPGLIAGSILVFIPSLGAYVIPRVLGGGKNLMLGNLIELQFGAGRNWPLGAAMSITLMALVMIALLFYVRNAAKSGVRHG
- a CDS encoding ABC transporter ATP-binding protein, producing the protein MSSASDKAAIEIRGVSRIYGSGQDKVKALDGIFLKIRENEFFTLLGPSGCGKTTLLRLIAGFDFPTTGEILLHGEDIAPLPPFKRPVNTVFQSYALFPHMSVADNIGFGLKMLGKPKVEVEARVAEMLELVHMTQMRDRQVSQISGGQQQRVALARALAPKPKVLLLDEPLSALDYKLRKEMQIELKRVQAETGITFIFVTHDQEEALTMSDRIAVMSTGSLRQVGSPWDIYDRPAERFVADFIGETNFLEVEVASVRGDRASVRLRSGREIPATFPDNTTPTGKVTIVIRPEHAAVVDPTDEATLQGSIESVVYLGTDTNINVRLEGGALFTVRQQNSRSGSCGLVEGQHVGIMVSHDVAQILRD
- a CDS encoding amidase, translated to MSDLTSLSLADLLKSLNAGGVSAEDVMEAYLDRIEWLNPQINALVSLRSREALLAEARSRDAERKQGKTLGPLHGVPIAIKDLSEAKGILCTYGSPLFHDYVPDFDDIQVQRIRAAGAIIIGKTNTPEWGFGSHSYNPVFGVTRNPWDLTRSAGGSSGGAGAALAARLVPVADGSDMMGSLRNPAAFNNVVGFRPSFGRVPTLPGRDAYLNQLSTLGPMGRSVKDVVALLNIQSGFDPRDPSSFESGPISLDPAIPGKGGRIGWLGNFGGHLSFEAGVLDLNEKALGVFEGLGFAVEPVKVDFDLNRLWWAWTTLRSYFTAGSMRDFYEDPGRRGALKAEILYEVRSGLRIQAADVYEASAVRTAWYQAMMKVFETCDYLVAPAAQVFPFDADIPWPREIAGKHMDTYHRWMEVVIGPSMAGLPVAALPAGFSATGLPNGFQLIGRPRTDRAVLSVAAAYEAATDWLARVPPLVSVTAG